The segment CTCTCGGGTAGCTGTATATAGCTTTTATCTTAGCTTTATGTGGTATCACAGcattaatttagtttaagaGTAGGTTTTTCTATTAAGTTATAGGTTATAGGTATGTGACCTAAACATTTGTGATTTTTAATTGTAATAGTtctaattatattttagtttttatgtgTTAAGTgcatagaatattttttaatattttttgtaaaataaaggtGCATTTTTACATGATTTTCTGTTTCTTTCACAACTACCCTCTATCTATTAGAAAGGTGTTAagtaaaaaaccagccaagtgcgagtcgtactcgcgcaccgagggttccgtactcgggtattttcaaAATGACATTTCTCAGATTTCGACTCTAgttatttatttcattcatcAATAGTCAAGTatgcaaagtaggtaggtacattataacacaaattttaacataatattaaggttaataaaatattacaataaaacttaaagttagccttattaagtataatattaagtatatctcAACAGTAATCTTccaaatattatgaaaattacaTTGTCATATTATATTCTACCTACTTAATCTGATTTTTACCAACATTTACACAAATATTTTTCCTACACTCTTTTTTCACACTCGTTCCTTATCATGTTTTTTCCTAACCTCTATGCTCTCTCCTCCCAAAGCTCTCTGTATCTCACTAAACGTCTTCCCTTTAGTCTCTGGTAAGAAAACAACTATTAAAGTGTCAACTAAAACACATATGGCATTAAAGAATTTTGTGGGTAGTTACTTATTTTGAAAACCAATCACACTCTTTCCTTATCATGTTTTTCCCTAATCTCTACGCTCTCTCCTCCCAAAGCTCTCTGTATCTCATTAAACGTCTTCCCTTTAGTCTCTGGTAAGAAAACAGCTATTAAAGTGTCAACTAAAACACATATGGCATTAAAGAATTTTGTGGGTAGTTACTTATTTTGAAAACCAATCACACTCTTTCCTTATCATGTTTTTTACTAAACTCTATGCTCTCTCCTCCCAAAGCTCTCTGTATCTCACTAAACGTCCTTCTTTTTAGTTCCGGCAGGAATACATCTATTAAAGTGTCAACTAAAACACATATGGCATTTAAGAATTTTGTGGGTagttagttttttgaaaaccaaTCACACTCTTTCCTTATCATTTTTTTCACTAATCTCTATGCTCTCTCCTCCCAAAGCTCTCTGTATCTCACTAAACGTCTTTCCTTTGGTCTCTGGTAAGAAAACAGCTATTAAAGTACCAACTAACGCACACATGGAACTGAAGAACCAATAAGTCGCAGCGGGGCCTATAGCTGAAGTCATGAATGCAAAGTATTTAGTCATTACGAACATTGATATCAATGAAGACATTAAAGCAATCGATACTCCGAATGCTCTGGACGGTCCGTCGAAGACTTCTGCAGTTACCAACCAGCTCAAAGAACCTATACCTGTTGAGGAAAATAACAATTACATCTAtgtctatactaatctatactaataaataaaattggagtgtctgtctgtaatttcgaaataactaccagaTATTAAGGTcacatggttatttgaacgatactataactgaatcacacgtttttaatatttttgtctgtctgtctgtctgtctgtttgaaaaggctaatcttgggaacggctgaaccgattttgacgggattttcacagacaagtagagaattgaccagggagtaacataggctacttttttaacggactttcaaaaagggagttgtgtttttctacctatgtacactgatatctccgagatttatgaaccgatttgcgtattttttttttaaatcgcaagttcgaaaaatttggattccaactcctcaatcctgatgctgcaggggatctgagcaatccacgcgggtgaagctgcgggtatcagctagtaatataatatattgcaaCTATATTGCAACGGACTTAAGCGGCGGCGTGCGGTAAACATGactgtttataataaaaaatttatgatagtgtttttagcTAGTAAAAAAGTTTAACGTTTAaattatcgtgagtgatttccattataataaGTTGTTacagctatactcacgtatttagtcgatgtaagcccgactagtttcgaacccatctaGGGTccgttttagggttccaaacctcaaaaggaaaaaccgaaccctgttgttgtctgtctgtctgtccgtctgtcagtcttcGAAGCCTTCAatactggtcaagtgcgagtcgaactcgcatacgaagggttccgtaccatcgtacaagacaaATATTTTCatgtgcaacacagcaagttaatgacaacaccgctatctatatgtgatttagtaaataatttttttcgtgaacacattttttttggtaatgtcaccacaaattctctgttttcggatttatttctttacttgtggcTATAAGActcacctacctacctttcgtgattctaggtaaaTGGGAAGTACtatataagttttcttgacagacacgtcgcgtcggacggacggacggacagacagacagataacaaagtgatcctagaagggttccgtttttctttttgaggtgcagaaccttaaaaaagtaatttctGCTTAAAAGTATACTAACCAGCACTAAAGCAATATACCACCAGGATCAGTGATATGATTGGAAGGAAATTCAGGATCCCTGTGATCTCGCCACCAGTTTCAGCGAGCTTGAAGAATGTCCCCAGTCCAAGCTGAAACAGAGGTAATAGACATTAATTTTCTGGCTCTTGCTCTTATCTGGAATTACACTAGGTTTAGTGGACTCCAAAATAGTTTGTAGGTAAAACTGTAAATAGCATTGCAACCGGAAATTTGAGTACCAATAAAAAACGAATCTAGATTTCAGataaatccaaaatggcggctTCCCATGGGTCACGCTCCATACTTATATCTTCGAACCCcttcggcaggtaggtacatgtcTTTACAAGTGAAGGGGAAAATTCGGAAACAATAGAAAAAAGTGTTAAGGAagtatttcttgtacaaaaCTCTTCGTATGCGAGTACGACCCGTAGCTGACCGGTTTTTAATAACTCTgcagtgcccggcaaacaacttcggctggcgaatggcgggtgcacgcgattggttgatcagtcggcacGGGTGcatgcgattggttgatcagtcggcgcgggTGCACAAGATTGGTTGGTACGTCGACTTTCTcttcccggattcgccaactttctcccactacgcTGCTTCAGACCCAGTTAAGCTTTCAGGTCAAAGTTGTTTGCCGGGAACTATATAAGACACTTACCATTCCCAAAAACATCCCGGACAGTGAGCAAATCAACACAGGCCGCcttccaaatttcgtcaaaaataATGGGGTGCAAAAACTAGCGAACACCTGTATCACTCCAATAACAACCGAAGCTATCTCTGGTTTCACACTAGTTTTAGTCGACACCAAAAtagtttgtaaataaaactgtaTGGCATTGTAACCGGTGATTTGACTGCCGACGAAAAGCAGGAACCCAAGAGCCAAGGATTTCAGAAACGTTCTGTTCTGGAGCAACTGTTTCTTGTCAATTTTATCGGCTTTCTTGTTCGAGTCTTGGTATTCTTGTAATTCTTGTTTCGCTATCGCTTCGGACGCTCGGATTTGTAATAGAACTGCAAGCGCCTCTTCCGTACGTCCTGCAATTATAccacataaattaaaatattgtaccTAGTTTGGATTGATTCCTAAGGTAAATccaagacagacaacaaagtgatcctataagggttccgtttttctttttgaggtacggaaccctaaaaatattttcaggaaGTCGTCAGAACAAGTATTTTGCTCTTGACCTTTAATAAGGAAAAATCATTGATATATACAGCCTCTTTGACAATATAGACGTGTGAACCATTAATTAGAATCTAAGTACTACCTACTGCATGATCGTTCGAGCGGTAGGTATAGCTTAGTGGTTTACGTCGGCATTTTTTCCGAagggttgggggttcgatctcggttttcggagttatgtgcgttctaagcaatcATCAAAGCAAGTAAAAATATCAGttcctttaacggtgaaggaaaactcgtggggaaacctgcatgctgttctccataatgttctcaaaggtgtatgaaatctgccaatccacactgggggtcagcgtggcagactatggcctaaacccatcCCACCTctgctaggtgattcgctaactcagcgTCTAACCATGAATTTCTTTGGTTGGtcctacattgctgcttcagtgggtgatattaaaatattgtttccttcAATGGATTCAATGGATAAATGAGTTCGGCGCCTATAATTGTTGAATGGCTACCATcaccgaaccagtggtaaattaattgacgattcaaaagcacttgtaaaagtctatttgaataaaaatctattctattctattctattcattgtTGGCTGGCGTGTCTGTGTTGGACAAAAGTCcaataaaaattaagataaaaaattggttgtctgtaaagtcggtttactgacgatagttggacgtgacaacaaaggccgattgtgcttctttgtcgctcgttccgcgctctcgcttgcacttcaagccttacatggaacgcctcagagcgaggtaacgccgcaatgttttttcgtgcgtgcagccggctctatcgaattataagacgttgtagCGAATCCACGCTGGAGACGCTAAGCGGCCAGTAGACCCTACGCAAGATAACCCGAAAATCCGAGGAAGTGCTGTCACACTGATTTTGCTTGGGCTGCACTTGTCGAAAAATTTACTCACCTTTAGAATAGAGATGGAATGGGCTCTCAGGCATACAGAATACTGGCACAGTGCTGGCAGCAATAGCACTCGCCAGCACGATGTTGAAGGCGGTGTAGGAGAGGAAGGGGCCCAGCGACAGCGTCACCACGATGCCCAGACACGAGAAGATCTGCATGAACGTGCCCAGCGAGCCGCGGTGCTCTTTCTGTAACCAACGTGCTAGCTAGGTAGGGGGCTACCCGAGAGACaggatatcacactaatattataaaggagaaagtttgtatgtgtgtgtgtgtgtgtgtgtgtgtgtgtgtgtgtgtgtgtgtatgtttgttactccttcacgcaaaaactactggacggattgggctgtttagaatggagatagattataccctggattagcacataggctactttttatcccggaaaatcaaagagttcccacgggaattttaaaaaacctacatccacgcgaacgaagtcgcgggcatcagctagtaggtatatagtgcTGAGAGCTATAATGCATGTCAGCACGATGTCACAGCCTAAAGAGAAACTTCATATGGTCGACGGTTGTCTAGAAATATATAGCCACGTTCCCCTAAAATTACTAGGGTTCGGTATGTCTTGTGGCTAGAGCATGGCCCTAGCCGGCGACCCTGAGAAGTCGGCAGCTTGCTGTGGCACAAGCTGCCGACATGAGGGCAGGGAAGTACATCGCTCAGGAGGAGCCCAATGGGCGTCGCACAAgagaggcaccggcgcacgttcgtcAGAGTTCTCGGAGCTTCTCAATATTATGTTCTGAGGACGGCCACCGAGGGGGTTTTAGAGGGTACAAATCCCACAAACTCGAGTGGGTATCTTCAGAAGATTTCCCCCtcgtaaaaaaaacttgttcGATATGTctagagaaaaaggaaccctaatagaatcacttcgttgtttgtctgtcgtgtctgtcaagaccgatcaagggaatcaaaacctatggcGTACTTTCCTGTTGATCTAGATTCATGAAAGACGACACGCATGCCTAATAAAAAACTGATGAGGTCTCTAAGGCCCGCTTGCTTAGAAAAATGCCTATtaactcttgccttgaaggtgtTTAAGTTATATCTACTTAGCAGGAAACATGGATACCAGGAAGGAATTTCACACCATAGCTGTTTGTATCAGACGTAGGTCATGTCTACACATTTAGCACCATTTTTTTCACCTTTAGCGACGCAAATTCTTGAACTCACGTATTGTAcctattgaaaaaaattgttggCAATGTACTGCCCGGCATAAtcaacggccaacaacgcgatgtccAACGGCGTTTCCATAcatagatgtagccacgatcaacgtacaacggcattcacaatgccgttggGCGATAGACGATTTTATGGCAACTCAGTTTAACg is part of the Maniola jurtina chromosome 24, ilManJurt1.1, whole genome shotgun sequence genome and harbors:
- the LOC123877802 gene encoding facilitated trehalose transporter Tret1-like isoform X3, with the protein product MKFNLPASLIRQYAVVITVNLGVVTTGMSLAWTSPMLVKLRNETETPLSRPITEDEGSWIVSGGFLAAIFSIFLGGVLLDAIGRKYSFLLICLPKFLMAVLFIFATEVWMLIVGRVIMGVGDSFLFMVAPIYASEIASKEHRGSLGTFMQIFSCLGIVVTLSLGPFLSYTAFNIVLASAIAASTVPVFCMPESPFHLYSKGRTEEALAVLLQIRASEAIAKQELQEYQDSNKKADKIDKKQLLQNRTFLKSLALGFLLFVGSQITGYNAIQFYLQTILVSTKTSVKPEIASVVIGVIQVFASFCTPLFLTKFGRRPVLICSLSGMFLGMLGLGTFFKLAETGGEITGILNFLPIISLILVVYCFSAAVFLPETKGKTFNEIQRALGGESVEIREKHDKERV
- the LOC123877802 gene encoding facilitated trehalose transporter Tret1-like isoform X1, coding for MKFNLPASLIRQYAVVITVNLGVVTTGMSLAWTSPMLVKLRNETETPLSRPITEDEGSWIVSGGFLAAIFSIFLGGVLLDAIGRKYSFLLICLPKFLMAVLFIFATEVWMLIVGRVIMGVGDSFLFMVAPIYASEIASKEHRGSLGTFMQIFSCLGIVVTLSLGPFLSYTAFNIVLASAIAASTVPVFCMPESPFHLYSKGRTEEALAVLLQIRASEAIAKQELQEYQDSNKKADKIDKKQLLQNRTFLKSLALGFLLFVGSQITGYNAIQFYLQTILVSTKTSVKPEIASVVIGVIQVFASFCTPLFLTKFGRRPVLICSLSGMFLGMLGLGTFFKLAETGGEITGILNFLPIISLILVVYCFSAGIGSLSWLVTAEVFDGPSRAFGVSIALMSSLISMFVMTKYFAFMTSAIGPAATYWFFSSMCALVGTLIAVFLPETKGKTFSEIQRALGGESIEISEKNDKERV
- the LOC123877802 gene encoding facilitated trehalose transporter Tret1-like isoform X2 — encoded protein: MKFNLPASLIRQYAVVITVNLGVVTTGMSLAWTSPMLVKLRNETETPLSRPITEDEGSWIVSGGFLAAIFSIFLGGVLLDAIGRKYSFLLICLPKFLMAVLFIFATEVWMLIVGRVIMGVGDSFLFMVAPIYASEIASKEHRGSLGTFMQIFSCLGIVVTLSLGPFLSYTAFNIVLASAIAASTVPVFCMPESPFHLYSKGRTEEALAVLLQIRASEAIAKQELQEYQDSNKKADKIDKKQLLQNRTFLKSLALGFLLFVGSQITGYNAIQFYLQTILVSTKTSVKPEIASVVIGVIQVFASFCTPLFLTKFGRRPVLICSLSGMFLGMLGLGTFFKLAETGGEITGILNFLPIISLILVVYCFSAGIGSLSWLVTAEVFDGPSRAFGVSIALMSSLISMFVMTKYFAFMLVGTLIAVFLPETKGKTFSEIQRALGGESIEISEKNDKERV